Proteins co-encoded in one Xiphophorus hellerii strain 12219 chromosome 10, Xiphophorus_hellerii-4.1, whole genome shotgun sequence genomic window:
- the jmjd1cb gene encoding probable JmjC domain-containing histone demethylation protein 2C isoform X5, giving the protein MAVEARPELVGKRFLCVSGDESPEIGDIVRLPWRSGVIRAVSNRDSTYSDLTVYVEFDDQEWEKREWVKVYEDFQLFLLEHQLVWAKRKEGAAGGAGAAGLLQGTKAKHVQWPALVFKPLVGKNLLSSVTAVEFLLDRQRDFVSNQSACQPYQDEVDNQNPVLRDNPQLQEEVKGWLKNQKVQEIFMQGPYSLNGYRVRVYRQDSATQWFTGIITHHDLFSRNMVVMNDQVLEPQNVDPSMVQMTFLDDVVHSLLKGENIGITSRRRSRSSQNNSAHSHYTRAQANSPRPIMMSSGPSPKTSQGPLAPQQQSQSQQTQQTVSQSYHSPGGSGREQREQRGGRSSRRKGSDSSVPEEDKDRREETTGRESKAKVKQTANKRRKGEEDEKKAGLKRLKADMTSDLSESSDSENPHKRITHSSCCSSSSSSSSSSSSSSSSSEPNSENELKTRSSDVIKSAISKMEDEEKPVLKGPKMNDTSSFIRCLSPWAELRAAEDIKKSAVKDSGQILTNEEEELEAVTRITQSPLQQASLIPDMVQSGAGENTKNTVKASSPSQTPSLSQLHGNNVIDITDDAQATVHQESSEAVSALLASQKDESVALSPYLPLNPSPVSSPPVPTSPSPPEGCRRAEVDSLMKPPGVTGGSVTLPKSLNGKVEFTPAEVMRPVSSIAETTPLVDKEKTVVSPHQLHHQQQQLHEQQHTQQMQQYTAVPHVVPLSLSEGSSKPPQQQPPLHKTPTPSPDLVKSKVSPSHTSSPVQKSQPPSSSHNQSYPNPNPVEPLKAKPHPGLLDISKPKANTTPEVSKHKVLRYPDSSPSPSARLPIKVDLVEPQRSGFKPVGLRSEAGGVSASSSTKSPLIIDKNETFTVYRDPALVRSDSDNSVTPSNSSNHVAAYLHPHLHPLHPPSPHSPCLTSASHSHGASHLLAPPHSSPLPHPHLLPPGMLPAMHPPPGSLFAGHPRLDSPGGLSHLALPHPAATHQQQFLQGHGGAASLSLFPIIWPYPNGTPPPYPPGLSLPPTAKWVHSENPITVNSEASLRRNTASPWLHQAAGSSTDGLGLLNHIPVRPASADAHRPSAKISTHTNPSMSKTAMDVHKEDVEKKGFVDPVRNLIFAQIKPDQTDRSRTPTGKDVHLHRLYLDPHSKARLTNTQEVLHVADRTIKYKEENRQILKESIEVAPFTAKILRPSDPGLDRDRSKEPAFPVRIPALASSSPKTSHTHPHVIQPEKSSYYTTISNSVVNEPPRLYPSKEQSSYYDKVVGLSVGAAVQSQGSQSLVSYSSKASLSKPPPLIKHQPEGGEGLAGKITEQLSQQATLIPHQHLTSMDRKDRHSPAASNTTSTSSPMSLVSNHHQHQQHQLRAMPSLYRAPVYHPPTQLSLERKETAEREKDRDRDKAGYGGRLSPPTLTPIQPVSLPTAGTKTSAEQQKPPTLVPELRDVKVHGIGAAITSVASAISGDVMTDGWRGRDLIQERGSVFCRDTDVLRGKPQAAMASVIVRPTTSVRYESPVGANKSGATVHREVSMSYPSRLPGECPRLREAAQEAGGGRVIQVNSNMDDVSVPYKATSMQSYQGPVGVSNTNSMCRSPVVFSPAVDVQNKPPKSGYSAEFGNLKPGVGGWLPSLSGEGVDSYSISPGLSLPLTNSAATALLVQSNTSASSPITASNQPNLSSFVHLKKHKAALAAAQSKTNLPAGPASLPTGNTSSIVDPVEKTPSHSSTPPPCTSGVSSGEISNTSCAPGSTTPGTSSPLPNGQSSGSTSLGSAQPSNYHKLKKAWLTRHSEEDKTSTTASSNTKAEKLLTTTTSMCNTTAMSDMIKPCTVNLSASTSSEVDMNKDIGSKGERNLEGKNAGSTGGGGEEKKSSHLSRRAFKRSYDSGSESGGDDSDTSESKMEGRAKRQSKPTYKKKQNDMAKRKGDHEKDDEDVKPNGIFRSAREKTKLKLASSNGIPRSVLKDWRRVKKLKQTGESFLQDDSCSEIGPNLQKCRECRVVRSKKGEEPAHSPVFCRFYYFRRLSFSKNGVIRMDGFSTPDQFDEEALALWVPGPLEDSHLDQTTAKYILSYIGDKFCQMVMTENTAASWIKKDAKLAWKRAVRGVREMCDACEATLFNIHWVCQKCGFVVCLDCYKAKERRSCKDKELYGWLKCVKGQPHDHKHLMPTQIIPGKVLTELVTSIHSLRDKSNIPFKCPCCTKQNVLTKLPATNGVSQVLQNVLNHSNKLSLVKAEPGSQQNPEDRGAKAETNGGHGGGSSPDSDHDSTPVTPPESQSPLHFLADLAEQKSREEKKENKQSVVPGKCVKEEKDGEGVLQQCKNPSLVANSTEQGSTLRDLLTTTAGKLKLGSTDAGIAFAPVYSTAAQTGKDGRTMPNILDDIIASVVENKIPASRQSITTKLSTKQDHMTPSNNSNPSPVGTDDTKAQRKKSATVPAVVLEDSTNQYPDIPHSWLNNRRLLWLKDHRNQNNWKLFRECWKQGQPVLVSGIHKRLNVNLWKADSFNQEFADHQGDLLNCKDQVVSNSGIKEFWDGFEDITKRPKSKDGEAMVYRLKDWPSGEEFMALMPSRYDDLMKNLPLPEYSDPEGSLNLASHLPSFFVRPDLGPRLCCAYGVAASQDQDFGTANLHVEVSDVVSVLVYVGVAKGNGVLSKTGVLKRLEEEDLDEGVRRRLKDSSEVPGALWHIYLNRDMDKVREFLHKLCKEQGIDVCLDQDPIREQSWYLSRKQRQRLLDEHGVQGWTVVQFLGDSVLIPAGAMHQVQNLHSCVQVINDFVSPEHVGRSFHLTQELRANKEEVNYEDKLQVKNILYHCVKEVVSSLKRNNSDIDLKEENS; this is encoded by the exons GTGTTTAAACCATTGGTTGGGAAGAACCTGTTGTCTTCAGTAACAGCAGTGGAGTTCTTGCTGGACCGTCAGCGGGACTTTGTCTCTAACCAGTCAGCCTGCCAACCATACCAG GATGAGGTGGACAATCAGAACCCAGTGTTAAGAGACAACCCTCAACTCCAAGAAGAAGTGAAAGGGTGGCTTAAAAACCAGAAGGTGCAGGAAATTTTTATGCAAG gacCCTACTCCCTCAATGGCTACCGTGTGCGTGTGTACAGACAAGACTCGGCCACCCAATGGTTCACTGGAATCATTACGCACCATGACCTCTTCAGTAGAAATATGGTTGTTATGAATGACCAG GTGCTAGAGCCTCAGAATGTGGACCCATCCATGGTGCAGATGACCTTTCTGGATGATGTAGTTCACTCGTTGctaaaaggagaaaacatcGGCATCACCTCTAGACGAAGGTCGCGATCGAGCCAGAACAACTCTGCTCAT AGTCATTACACACGAGCCCAGGCCAACAGCCCCCGTCCCATTATGATGTCATCCGGACCCAGCCCTAAGACCTCCCAGGGGCCTCTGGCCCCTCAGCAGCAGAGTCAGTCGCAGCAAACGCAGCAGACGGTCAGCCAGTCGTACCACTCACCAGGCGGCAGCGGGCGAGAGCAGAGAGAGCAGCGCGGCGGCCGCTCCTCCAGGAGGAAAGGCTCTGACAGCAGCGTTCCAGAGGAGGACAAGGACCGGAGAGAGGAAACCACTGGGAGAG AATCTAAGGCCAAGGTAAAGCAGACTGCAAACAAACGCAGGAAAGGTGAAGAAGATGAGAAGAAAGCAGGTCTGAAGAGACTGAAGGCTGACATGACTTCAGATCTGTCAGAGAGCAGTGACTCAGAAAACCCACACAAGAGGATCACCCACTCATcatgctgctcctcctcttcatcatcctcgtcatcttcgtcctcctcctcctcttcctctgagcCTAACTCTGAGAATGAGCTAAAGACTCGCAGCAGTGATGTGATAAAAAGTGCCATTTCCAAAATGGAGGACGAGGAGAAGCCAGTGTTAAAGGGACCCAAAATGAACGATACCTCGTCTTTCATCAGGTGCTTGTCTCCGTGGGCGGAGCTCCGAGCAGCTGAGGACATTAAGAAAAGTGCAGTAAAAGATTCAGGTCAAATTCTGACAAATGAAGAGGAGGAATTGGAGGCAGTGACTCGGATCACCCAGTCTCCACTGCAGCAAGCGTCTCTCATACCTGACATGGTCCAAAGTGGAGCTGGGGAGAACACCAAGAACACTGTAAAAG CATCATCTCCATCCCAGACTCCATCACTGTCCCAGCTCCATGGCAACAACGTGATTGACATTACAGACGACGCTCAGGCCACCGTACACCAGGAGAGCTCGGAGGCGGTCTCGGCGCTGCTTGCCTCCCAGAAAGACGAGTCGGTGGCCCTCTCCCCGTACCTCCCCCTAAACCCCTCCCCCGTCTCCTCACCTCCTGTACCCACATCCCCGTCCCCACCGGAGGGGTGCCGCAGAGCGGAGGTGGACTCACTCATGAAGCCACCGGGAGTTACTGGAGGCAGCGTTACATTGCCCAAAAGTTTAAACGGCAAAGTGGAGTTTACCCCAGCTGAGGTCATGAG GCCGGTCTCATCCATAGCTGAAACTACGCCCCTGGTGGACAAGGAGAAAACTGTTGTTTCTCCTCATCAGCTTCATCAtcagcaacagcagctgcatgagcaacaacacacacaacagaTGCAACAATATACAGCTGTCCCCCATGTAGTTCCTCTTTCTCTATCTGAGGGTTCCAGTAAACCTCCACAGCAGCAACCCCCCCTCCACAAGACCCCCACCCCCTCCCCGGACTTGGTCAAATCCAAAGTGAGCCCCAGCCACACATCCAGTCCTGTTCAGAAATCCCAACCCCCCAGCAGCTCTCACAACCAGTCGTATCCCAACCCGAACCCAGTGGAGCCTCTTAAAGCTAAACCCCACCCAGGCCTCCTGGACATCTCCAAACCCAAAGCAAACACTACTCCTGAGGTCAGTAAGCATAAAGTCCTGAGGTACCCCGACTCCTCCCCATCCCCAAGCGCTCGCTTGCCCATCAAGGTGGACTTAGTGGAACCTCAACGCTCTGGTTTCAAGCCAGTGGGGTTGCGGTCAGAGGCGGGTGGAGTCAGTGCGAGCAGCAGCACAAAGAGTCCGCTGATCATCGACAAGAACGAGACCTTCACTGTTTACAGGGACCCAGCATTAGTTCGCTCAGACTCAGATAACTCTGTCACTCCATCTAACTCCTCCAACCATGTGGCAGCCTATCTGCATCCCCATCTGCACCCCTTGCACCCCCCCTCTCCACACTCCCCTTGCCTAACATCTGCATCCCATTCCCATGGTGCCTCTCATCTCCTCGCCCCTCCTCACTCCTCACCCCTCCCTCATCCACACCTCCTGCCCCCTGGAATGCTCCCAGCTATGCATCCTCCCCCAGGCTCCCTGTTTGCAGGACACCCTCGGCTGGACTCCCCAGGCGGTCTCAGCCACCTTGCCCTTCCTCACCCAGCAGCCACACATCAGCAGCAGTTCTTGCAG GGTCATGGTGGAGCAGCAAGTCTTAGTTTGTTCCCCATCATATGGCCTTACCCTAATGGAACGCCACCTCCATACCCCCCAGGACTCAGCCTCCCACCAACTGCTAAATGGGTGCACTCTGAAAATCCCATCACTGTGAATTCTGAGGCGTCTTTAAGGAGG AACACTGCCAGTCCATGGCTGCATCAGGCTGCTGGTAGTTCCACTGATGGTCTCGGTTTACTGAACCACATTCCAGTCAGGCCAGCCAGCGCTGACGCTCACCGCCCCTCTGCTAAGATCAGCACGCATACCAACCCATCAATGTCAAAGACTGCCATGGATGTTCATAAAGA AGATGTGGAGAAAAAGGGTTTTGTGGATCCCGTCAGGAATTTAATCTTTGCTCAAATAAAACCAGACCAGACAGACAGAAGTCGTACTCCAACAGGAAAAGATGTCCACCTGCACCGCCTTTACCTGGATCCGCACAGCAAAGCCCGCCTGACAAATACACAG GAAGTACTTCATGTTGCAGACCGGACCATTAAATACAAGGAGGAGAATCGTCAAATCCTGAAGGAGAGCATTGAGGTTGCACCTTTCACTGCTAAGATTCTGCGGCCCTCTGACCCCGGGTTGGACAGGGACAGGAGCAAAGAGCCAGCATTCCCTGTCCGGATACCAGCTCTTGCCTCTTCAAGTCCAAAAACCAGCCACACTCACCCCCACGTCATCCAGCCAGAAAAAAGCAGCTATTACACCACAATCTCAAACAGTGTTGTGAATGAGCCTCCAAGGCTGTATCCCTCCAAGGAGCAAAGTTCTTACTATGACAAAGTAGTGGGGCTCAGTGTTGGGGCGGCTGTGCAAAGCCAGGGAAGTCAGTCCTTGGTTAGTTACAGCTCCAAAGCTTCTCTCTCTAAGCCTCCTCCTCTTATAAAGCACCAACCAGAGGGAGGGGAGGGTTTAGCAGGGAAAATTACTGAGCAGCTCAGCCAGCAGGCTACTCTTATCCCTCATCAACATTTGACGAGCATGGACAGGAAGGATCGCCACAGTCCTGCCGCCTCCAATACCACCTCCACGTCGTCCCCCATGTCCTTGGTCTCCAACCATCATCAGCATCAGCAACACCAGCTCAGGGCAATGCCATCTCTGTACCGAGCTCCTGTCTACCATCCACCCACACAGCTGTCTTTGGAGCGCAAAGAGACGGCAGAGCGAGAGAAGGACAGAGATAGGGACAAAGCGGGCTATGGTGGACGTCTGTCACCCCCGACCCTCACACCCATCCAGCCAGTCAGCTTACCAACAGCTGGCaccaaaacatcagcagagcagcagaagcCTCCCACGCTGGTGCCAGAACTCAGGGATGTTAAAGTCCATGGAATCGGTGCTGCCATCACCTCAGTGGCCTCCGCTATCAGTGGGGATGTTATGACAGATGGATGGCGTGGTAGAGATCTGATTCAAGAAAGAGGAAGTGTGTTCTGTAGAGACACAGATGTGTTGAGGGGTAAGCCTCAAGCAGCAATGGCCTCCGTCATTGTACGTCCAACTACGTCAGTTAGGTATGAAAGTCCAGTTGGTGCTAACAAATCTGGTGCTACGGTGCATAGGGAGGTTTCTATGTCCTACCCTTCGAGGCTCCCAGGGGAATGTCCACGTCTGAGGGAGGCTGCTCAAGAAGCTGGAGGAGGCAGAGTTATTCAAGTCAACTCAAACATGGACGACGTTTCTGTTCCGTATAAAGCCACCTCCATGCAAAGCTATCAGGGACCTGTAGGTGTCAGCAATACAAACTCTATGTGCAGGTCCCCTGTTGTGTTCTCACCAGCTGTTGATGTTCAGAATAAACCACCAAAGTCAGGATATTCAGCTGAGTTTGGAAACCTTAAACCTGGTGTTGGAGGCTGGCTGCCCAGCCTCTCAGGAGAAGGTGTTGACTCGTATTCCATATCACCAGGACTGTCTTTGCCTCTGACTAATTCGGCAGCAACAGCCCTACTTGTTCAAAGCAACACCTCAGCTTCTAGTCCCATTACTGCCTCTAACCAGCCTAACTTGTCCTCTTTTGTACATCTCAAAAAGCACAAGGCTGCCTTGGCTGCAGCCCAGTCTAAGACCAACCTCCCTGCTGGTCCTGCATCATTGCCCACTGGAAACACTTCATCAATTGTGGATCCAGTTGAAAAGACACCCAGTCACAGCTCCACCCCTCCACCCTGTACTAGCGGAGTCTCCTCAGGTGAGATTAGTAACACCAGCTGTGCACCTGGTAGCACAACACCAGGCACATCCAGTCCGTTACCTAATGGCCAGTCCTCCGGATCGACCTCGCTGGGTTCAGCACAGCCCAGTAACTACCACAAGCTGAAGAAAGCCTGGTTAACGCGACACTCTGAGGAGGACAAGACTTCTACGACGGCCTCCTCTAACACGAAAGCAGAGAAGCTGCTCACCACCACAACCAGCATGTGCAACACTACAGCCATGTCAGATATGATCAAGCCCTGTACGGTCAATCTCAGTGCCTCCACTTCCAGTGAGGTGGACATGAACAAAGACATTGGAAGCAAAGGTGAACGAAACCTGGAGGGGAAGAATGCTGGATCAACAGGTGGAGgtggagaggaaaagaaatCCAGTCATCTCTCAAGGCGAGCGTTCAAACGTTCTTATGACTCTGGGTCAGAAAGTGGAGGAGACGACTCTGACACCAGTGAAAGCAAGATGGAGGGCAGAGCAAAGCGCCAGTCTAAACCAACCTATAAGAAGAAGCAGAATGACATGGCCAAAAGGAAAGGAGACCATGAGAAGGACGATGAAGATGTGAAGCCCAACGGCATCTTTCGATCAGCTCGTGAGAAAACCAAGCTTAAACTGGCAAGCAGCA ATGGCATCCCTCGTTCTGTGCTGAAAGACTGGAGGAGAGTGAAGAAGCTCAAACAGACAGGGGAGTCCTTTCTGCAGGATGACTCGTGTTCAGAAATTGGACCTAACCTCCAGAAGTGTCGAGAGTGCCGGGTCGTCCGCAgtaaaaagggggaggagccaGCCCATTCCCCCGTCTTCTGCCGGTTCTACTATTTCAGACG GCTTTCCTTCAGCAAAAATGGAGTCATTCGAATGGATGGCTTCTCCACCCCAGACCAGTTTGACGAAGAGGCCCTGGCCTTATGGGTCCCTGGGCCCCTGGAGGACAGCCACTTGGACCAGACCACTGCCAAGTACATCCTCAGCTACATAGGAGATAAGTTCTGTCAGATGGTGATGACTGAAAACACTGCAGCCAGCTGGATCAAGAAGGATG cgAAGCTAGCATGGAAGCGGGCCGTGAGAGGGGTTAGAGAGATGTGTGACGCTTGTGAAGCAACACTCTTTAACATCCACTGGGTCTGCCAGAAATGTGGCTTTGTGGTCTGCCTCGACTGTTACAAAGCCAAGGAGAGAAGGAGTTGCAAAG ATAAAGAGCTGTATGGCTGGTTGAAGTGTGTTAAAGGTCAACCTCATGACCATAAGCATCTCATGCCAACACAGATCATCCCTGGCAAAG TGTTAACAGAGCTGGTGACCTCCATTCACTCCCTGAGAGACAAAAGCAACATCCCGTTTAAATGTCCGTGTTGCACCAAACAGAACGTCCTCACCAAGCTCCCAGCAACTAATGGAGTGTCACAG GTCCTGCAGAACGTGCTGAACCACAGTAACAAGCTGTCTCTGGTGAAGGCTGAGCCCGGCTCCCAGCAGAACCCAGAGGACAGAGGAGCCAAGGCAGAAACCAACGGAGGACATGGGGGGGGCAGCAGTCCTGACAGTGACCATGACAGTACACCTGTCACCCCACCTGAGTCTCAGTCCCCACTTCACTTCCTGGCTGACCTTGCAGAGCAGAAATCCAGGGAGGAAAAGAAAG AAAACAAGCAGTCAGTGGTGCCAGGTAAATGTGTGAAAGAGGAGAAAGACGGGGAAGGGGTCTTGCAGCAGTGTAAAAACCCATCTCTGGTGGCTAACAGCACAGAGCAGGGCTCCACGCTCAGAGACCTGCTCACCACCACTGCAGGAAAGCTCAAGCTGGGTTCTACTGATGCAGGAATTGCCTTTGCACCCGTTTACTCTACTGCTGCACAG ACTGGAAAGGATGGTCGGACCATGCCAAACATCCTGGATGACATCATTGCTTCAGTGGTAGAGAATAAAATCCCTGCCAGCCGCCAGAGCATCACCACCAAGCTGTCAACCAAGCAGGATCACATGACCCCTAGCAACAACAGCAACCCCTCCCCCGTTGGTACGGACGACACCAAAGCACAAAGGAAGAAGTCAGCCACTGTGCCTGCAGTGGTGCTGGAGGATTCCACCAATCAGTACCCAGACATTCCTCACTCGTGGCTAAACAACAGGCGGCTGCTGTGGCTCAAAGATCACCGCAATCAGAACAACTGGAAGCTGTTCAGAGAGTGCTGGAAACAAGGACAG CCTGTTTTGGTGTCGGGGATCCATAAGCGACTGAATGTCAACTTGTGGAAGGCCGACTCCTTTAACCAGGAGTTTGCAGACCACCAGGGAGACCTCCTCAACTGCAAAGACCAGGTGGTGTCCAACTCTGGAATAAAGGAGTTCTGGGATGGATTTGAAGACATTACCA AGCGACCAAAGTCCAAAGACGGTGAAGCCATGGTCTACCGGCTGAAGGACTGGCCGTCTGGGGAGGAGTTCATGGCTCTGATGCCATCAag gtATGACGACCTGATGAAGAACCTTCCTTTGCCAGAGTATTCGGATCCAGAAGGGAGCCTCAACCTCGCCTCACACCTGCCATCTTTTTTTGTCAGGCCTGACCTCGGGCCAAGACTATGTTGTGCATATG GCGTAGCTGCGTCTCAGGATCAAGACTTTGGAACTGCCAACCTCCATGTTGAAGTATCAGATGTGGTTTCTGTCCTGGTTTATGTCGGAGTGGCGAAAGGGAACGGAGTCCTATCCAAAACTG GAGTGTTGAAGCGTCTTGAGGAGGAAGATTTAGACGAGGGCGTTCGAAGGCGGCTGAAGGACTCCAGTGAGGTACCTGGAGCGCTGTGGCACATCTACCTCAACAGAGACATGGACAAAGTCCGGGAATTTCTGCACAAG CTGTGTAAGGAGCAAGGTATAGATGTGTGTCTGGACCAGGAcccaatcagagagcagagcTGGTACCTGAGCAGGAAGCAGCGCCAGCGACTCCTGGATGAGCACGGAGTTCAAGGCTGGACTGTTGTTCAGTTCCTGGGAGACTCGGTCCTCATCCCTGCAGGGGCCATGCACCAG GTCCAGAATCTTCACAGCTGTGTCCAAGTCATCAATGACTTTGTGTCTCCTGAGCATGTGGGCAGGTCCTTCCACCTGACCCAGGAGCTGCGTGCCAACAAAGAGGAGGTCAACTATGAGGATAAGCTGCAG GTGAAGAATATCTTGTACCACTGTGTGAAGGAGGTGGTGAGCTCACTGAAGAGGAATAACTCTGACATAGATCTGAAGGAAGAGAATTCATGA